From Scatophagus argus isolate fScaArg1 chromosome 2, fScaArg1.pri, whole genome shotgun sequence:
aaatgtaaaatctttTATTCTGTCTCAATTTATGTGACTGTCTTTTGCATATTATTATCCCCTCCTCTTTTACTTGACCACCACAGAGTGGAGGCAGTTTGCCCTCGGGTAACAGAGTTGAACCCTTATGTCCATGTTGACATGTCTTCCTGTGCTCTGGATGACACCACTGATCTCAGCTTTCTCAGAAAATATCAGGTAAGgtatttattttatacataaatatatttatttgcagGCTATACTGGGAATGAAAGCAAGCATTGGACAGTGTAATTCAAATGATTATAGTTGTGAATTATGGGCATGGGAAATTTTTAATGGGTTGCTTTCAGGTTTGTCAGTAAAATTGCTGGCAAGGCTAATTGCTAAAGGAACCGTCCTTTGGCAATTAgcaatttgttttgtaaaaacaaataaaattctCAAACCTCACCTTAATCCCTGTCACAGCTGTAAATTGAAATGTTcagatattattttttgttaccACAATAATGGCAAACCAGGTAAAGACTCACTGGCAGTGTTACAGGTAAAGGTCAAAATGTGAAAGGCTGTAACTGCCGGAACATCTGGTAGGATTTGATGAAACTCTCAGGCATAATGTATCTATTCACTAACTTGCCCTTGGACTATCTGTATTACATGTTCACTGTGATGAAAGAACTTGAAAATGGGCTCATTGTCTGCTGCAGACTGCAGGCAGCATTCAGTTTCTGActgtctgctctctcctccagtgtgtgatTCTGACTGAAGCCAGACTGAGCCTACAGAAGCGAGTGAATGAGTTCTGCCACTCGCAACAACCCCCCATTAGAGTAAGTCTACAGTCCCTATAGTCATTATGCAAAGCAGAACAGCTAAACAACATTTTACATATGGAGACATCCCTAACAGTCAAATATTAACCAAACTGTTTTACACTGTATCCCTTGCAGTTCATTGGCTGTGATGCATATGGCATCTGTGTGCGGGTGTTTTGTGATTTTGGAGAGGAGTTTGAGGTTTCTGATCCCACAGGAGAGGAGCCCAAGGAGATTTTCATCCAAAGTATCACTCAGGTAGTCCGAACATTTCAGTCATCCTTAACAGCCttgttcatgtttatttgaCTGTCTGTTAATTTTTGCAAGCTGGAGAAAATTTATTCCATCCTATCAGACATTCTCTTTAGATGTTAAATGTGATAATGAGCTACaattgtctgtctctgtgttgcaATAGATTCTTGCATTATCTAAAAATATAGTGTTAATAATTCATCTTTGGAAATTGAGCAATGGAAAAATGAGCCCATAAAAGTAGTGTCTGctccaaaaaaaacatttacactcTTTTTGCATCCTGCAGGACAATCCTGGGGTGGTAACCTGCATGGACAACCAACCGCATGGCTTACAGACAGGCCAGAGTGTTGTCTTCAGAGAGGTCAATGGCATGGTAGAACTCAACGGCACTGCAAGACAGGTTTCAGGTATTAATCCTAAATTGTAgatattatgttttgtttttattaagagtttttagatttataataataataattataaaaacacacaataattaGCAACAATAGGCAACAGTAAGAGTAACAATAAGAGatgataaaatacaatttaaaatggaCAGTGCTTCCATGCAGTAGTGGTCAGAGGGAGTAGGCCAGTCTAAACAGATGGGTTTtgagtttggatttgaaatgagGGAGTGAGTCAGAGTTACGGAGGTCAGGTGGAAGTGAGTTCCAGAACTGGGGAGCAGAGTGGCTGAATGCTCTGCTCTCCATAGTAGCAAGACGGGCAGGGGGGACAacaagatggagggaggaagaggatctgagggtgagggagggtgTGGCAATATGGAGGAGGTCAGAGAGATATGGCGGGGTGAGGTTGTGGATGGCTGTAAAGGTGAGAAGAAGTATTTTTTAattgatgtgatgtgtgatggGGAGCCAGTGGAGCTGTTGTAAAatggatgtgatgtgatgggTGGAGGGGGTGTGTGTGATGTCGGGCTGCTGAATTTTGGACCAGTTGTAGTTTATGCAGGGTTTTTTTATAGGAGGCCAAAAAAAGACTGAGTTGCAATTTTCTAAGCGGGAGGTGATGAGGCTGCATTAATGCATTAATCTAATCTAAgccatttctgtctgtttttgtgtttgtgtcttgaTTGAATGGTGTGTGGTATTAGTCCTCTCCCCCCACAGTTTTACAATAGGAAACACATCCGAACTTCAGCCATATGCACATGGAGGTTTCTTTGTTCTGGTGAAAACCCCCAAGACGTACACATTTGTAAGTAGACTAGTTAcacagttaaacaaaaaaaacatacatttctAAATCAAATTATTCTTTGTTTACATGTCCCTGCATGTATCCAATTATGTATTTCAGGAGACAATGCAGAGACAGCTGTGTGATCCTCAGCTCCTGACTCCTGACTTCAGTAAACCAGAGGTGAGAGTTTAAAGCTAGCTAGTTAGGAAGGCTGGCTTTGGGATTAACCCAGTTCTACAACAAAGCTGGGTCATTTTATTGAGGTTAAGTTTGGATTGGATCAAAACTACTAACCAACCAGGTTTCAGTAATAATTGATGCATCATACCTTCTGGAACCCTAAAACGCTGATGTATATTGTGTGAAGTAATGTGTGATATTAAGTGAAGGAGCACATATGTGTACGGAAAAGGAGAATCACTTGGCTTCTTAGTGTACTCTACTTTACACTTATTCTTTTTCACTATAGCActattcttttctttctttgcttggGTTAACAGAGCTTTGTGATAACCAGTGTTCTGTGACAAGTTCCTCAGTATTTCTGATGTTAGTTTCAGTGAAACCATATACCGTAACTCAGAGATGGTCGTCTCACTAAGTCAAACTTGCTGTGTGATACAGACTCCAGTTCATAAATATCTAGTCATGTAAAGTTTAACTAAGCAGTGTCtgcattatgttttgttttgttttgttttaatctaCCCATCAGGCCCCGCTACAGATCCATGCAGCCATGTTGGCTCTGGACACCTTCCAGGAGCAGCACAGTAGACTTCCCAATATTGggtaaacaaaatatttctctgtttgtcaaTCTGCTGCTCAAAATCTCCTTCACTATCTGAAAATAACATTCTTTCTGGCTGTGGTTTTCAGTGCATGTTCACAAGTTTCACTTTGATGCCACCAGGTGTTTACAGGATGCTGAGGTTTTACTGAAGCTAACCGAAGAACTGAATGCAACTCTCGGAAACAAAGTGAGTATTGTTCTTCTTTTGTCcctcatgtttttattctcttgaACCTGCAAAGATGTACATGTATTATCTCTGACAGGAGATTGCCttaaaatcttgttttctttttcattttctctccattttccttCCCCTCTCCCAGGCTTCTGTGAATACTGAGCTGGTGCGCTGTCTCTCGAGAACAGCAAGGGGAACTCTTCATCCATTAGTAGCTGCTGCAGGAGGCCTAGCCAGCCAGGAAGTTCTTAAAGCCATCACAGGGAAGTTTGCGCCACTGCAGCAATGGGTAGGTTAATGAATTTGAACTGTAGACCTGCTTTTCAGAAGTGAATTGGTAGTTCTTGATCCTTCGTTAGCTTAGTATACCCCTTTTCATTGCAACACAGCAATGGAAAccattaatgaaatgaaatttaaaagaatGTTCCCTTAAGTGTtcatttcatcttcttctttgtttgtaaCTTGTTTAGTTTTACCTTGATGCCATCGAGGTGGTCAGACCACTTCAGTCTGTTCCTGCTGAGGAATTTTTCCCGAGGGGCGATCGGTATGATGGCCTACGAGCTTGCATTGGTGAATCAATGTGTCTAGAATTACACAAGCTCAGGGTCTTCATGGTAAGGATTGTGCAGAACAAAAGACCTCTAATCTTATTTAATTTAAGGtttataattaaaatgaacacaactTTGTCCTCTCTTGCAGGTGGGCTGCGGTGCCATCGGCTGTGAGATGCTAAAAAACTTTGCCCTTCTTGGAGTGGGGTTGGCCAAGAGCTCAGGAGAGGTGGAcattctttctgtgtttgctctCCTTTGTCTCACTGCATTGCAATATATTCCACTGCTTGGCAAATAGTATTTAGTAAAACTTTGTTCTCTACATCTGTTAATTCTCAGGTATGCATCACAGATCCAGACCTTATAGAAAAGTCCAACCTCAATCGTCAGTTTCTCTTCAGACCACATCATATACAGGTGAACAGGTGTCCActttctacttcctgttttcttttacttcttttaaTATATTTCTCACCTggcatttttcttcatttttcgTAACCTTAGCTCATCTAAACAAACACTAACTAATGCTTTAATGTAGGTTTGTGTAACAGAGAAACTGGGAAAGcttttaatgtaatgtttacTGAATTACTATCTCTTCTGCCCTGTACCTGTCTTATGTAGGAAATTGGAAAACTGTCTAATCATAGTGATACTCGTACTGAAGCActccaataaaagaaaaactcgaTCTGAATCAACCACATAGACATTCACACACCTTTTTCTTTGGTCCTCTTGTGTCTTAGAAACCGAAGAGtaccacagcagcagaagccaCTCGCAATATCAATCCAGACCTGCAGGTGGAAGCTCACCTCAACAAGGTGTGTCCGGCTACTGAGAGCATCTACGACGACTCCTTCTATTCTTGCCTGAACCTGGTGGTCACTGCGCTCGACAACGTGGAGGCTCGGAGATATGTAGACAGGTTGGTGCAAGCATTCAAGTGATACCATCAATACTTTGTAAAGCCTTCAGTTGATTTTCATTGGCCCTAGTTTGATTTTCAGTGACTGAACTCACAATTGCCGTAAGTGCAGAGAGAACATGTTCATGACATAAATGTAGCATTTGGGTTTTTCTTGAATACTCATTGGATTTATTCTTTAGTCGCTGCGTATCCAATCAGAAACCTCTCCTGGATTCTGGCACCATGGGGACTAAAGGACACACAGAAATCATTGTGCCCAATCTGACGGAGTCCTACAATAGccatgtgagtatgtgtgaggATTTGTTGATCTCTTGATGCTTCATAGACACAGACCTTTAATGCTTCACAGATACAGACCTTAGCATTCCTAAATACGTCCTTTCCTTTGCTTATCAGAGGGACCCCCCAGAAGAGGAGATACCATTCTGCACTCTCAAGTCTTTCCCTTCTGTCATTGAGCACACCATTCAGTGGGCCAGAGACAAGGTCAGTCTGTTTGAAACCCAGCAGGTCACACAGGCAAccattttgtgtcactgtgttgtcTTAATCTTGAACCTTTTTTGGCTTTGTCTAGTTTGAGAATGCTTTTGCCCACAAGCCCTCTGTGTACAACTCGTTCTGGCAGACCCACCCCTCACCTGAAGTGGTGCTGCAGGTAAGACACAAGTGCTGTTCTGACTTATCATAAGTAGCCTTTGTGTTGATGTATGTCAGCAACGTAGTACTTAATAAAAATTTTGTGTCTGAGTGTAGAGGATGCAGGCGGGGGAAAGTCTGGAGGGGTCATTCCAGGTCATTAAGCTGCTGAGCAGACGGCCTAGTCATTGGGAACAGTGTGTCGCTATTGCCCGTCTGAAATTCGAAAAGTATTTCAAGAGAAAGGTAACAAGTTTCCTCCTTTAAATACATATTCATTTAGTACATTGTATGCTAATAAGTGTTGGTGCAAGCTCCACAATACATTATGCAGTGATCATGTTACTGATGTTTTCATGTAGGCTCTGCAGCTGTTGCACTCCTTCCCCTTGGACACAAGGTTAAAAGATGGAAGTAAGTATTTTCTCAAACTcatgtataaatataaagttACCCGATTATTTCACAATGATTTAATCTGAGTAACTACAGTATAAAGTGTACTTAAAGcaaataatataattaattctttcttctttcttaggTTTGTTTTGGCAGTCCCCAAAAAGACCTCCAGCACCTCTTGAATTTGACTTGAAAGACTCATTGTGAGTATTttcaaatattacattttaagcctttcttgtactgtatgttttatgGATAAGCTTACCAAACTCTCCTCTTTCCCCATCAGACACTTCACATTCATCGTCAGCACCGCTCGGCTCTTTGCAGCAATTTATAACATCCCTTACTCGGAAAAGGTAGGTCACATACACTCACACGTACGCCCTCTCAAACACATACTTAGTCACTTAATGAAtggacttttcctttttttccccttaggATTTCTGTGAAGAGGAGGTAACCAGGATTCTCTCAGATGTCAAGATTCCCGAGTACAGGCCCACACAGAAAGTAAGCTGCTTCATCAGACTGGATGTTGATTTCTGTCTGAGTTGCGGGGTGGGGGGCAGGGATCCTAATCTTGTTGATTGTTGTGGATTTGTCCCCTTCAGTGTATAGAGACGGATGAGACGGCAAAGAAGCCCGATCTGATAAAGGGGCCTCTAAgcagtgaagaggagagggaggccaTCACACAGCTGGAGCAGGCCATTGCTACTGACGCTGTCACGCCAggttcataataaaagaaaaaacatacatttgtATGACCATTTGTATGACTGACAGATGGCTGCTGAATTCTAAGTCTCAAACTTAGAGCGATACCaagtatgtgtatatatatatatatatatatatatatatatatatatatatatatatatatatatatatatatatatatatatatatatataaatagtaTATCTATTAAAACAGTGTGAATAGTTAGGGAAGagctctctctttccccctaCTACTAAGTAGGTAAGCCTGTATTACAAACACATATAAAGCCATTTTCAATAAGTAGTGATTAATATTTGTGCTCTCACATGTAGAGAGGTTACAGTTGAGTCCACTGCAGTTTGAAAAGGACGATGACAGCAATGGCCACATGGACTTTGTCGCATCAGCCTCTTCTCTCAGAGCCAGGATGTACTCTATTGAGCCAGCTGACAGACTCAAGACCAAACGCATTGCCGGAAAGATCATCCCTGCCATTGCCACGGCAacagctgctgtggctggaCTGGTAAGAAATTTGAAGGTTTAACTTGTTACATAAAACAGCATAATTTGGTTTTCAGCATCACGACTCGATAATGTGattatttatatgtatgtgtgtaacaaCACCTGGAGTTATGTTGAGCATTTTTGATGTACTCAGGTGGCCCTTGAGTTGATTAAGGTGGTAGGAGGATATGAGTTTGAATCTTTCAAAAACTGCTTCTTCAACTTGGCCATCCCTGTAGTGGTGCTCACTGAGCCTGCCGCCGTTAAAAGGACACTCATCAGGTAGGAGCGCATGTGCAGTTTTCCTCTCACACTACTCAGAGCTGATTTCATAGCAT
This genomic window contains:
- the uba6 gene encoding ubiquitin-like modifier-activating enzyme 6; amino-acid sequence: MAADSMEIDDSLYSRQRYVLGDSAMHQMAQSSVFLSGMGGLGIEIAKNIVLAGVKAVTLHDTKQCETWDLGSNFFIHKEDVMSQRRRVEAVCPRVTELNPYVHVDMSSCALDDTTDLSFLRKYQCVILTEARLSLQKRVNEFCHSQQPPIRFIGCDAYGICVRVFCDFGEEFEVSDPTGEEPKEIFIQSITQDNPGVVTCMDNQPHGLQTGQSVVFREVNGMVELNGTARQVSVLSPHSFTIGNTSELQPYAHGGFFVLVKTPKTYTFETMQRQLCDPQLLTPDFSKPEAPLQIHAAMLALDTFQEQHSRLPNIGCLQDAEVLLKLTEELNATLGNKASVNTELVRCLSRTARGTLHPLVAAAGGLASQEVLKAITGKFAPLQQWFYLDAIEVVRPLQSVPAEEFFPRGDRYDGLRACIGESMCLELHKLRVFMVGCGAIGCEMLKNFALLGVGLAKSSGEVCITDPDLIEKSNLNRQFLFRPHHIQKPKSTTAAEATRNINPDLQVEAHLNKVCPATESIYDDSFYSCLNLVVTALDNVEARRYVDSRCVSNQKPLLDSGTMGTKGHTEIIVPNLTESYNSHRDPPEEEIPFCTLKSFPSVIEHTIQWARDKFENAFAHKPSVYNSFWQTHPSPEVVLQRMQAGESLEGSFQVIKLLSRRPSHWEQCVAIARLKFEKYFKRKALQLLHSFPLDTRLKDGSLFWQSPKRPPAPLEFDLKDSLHFTFIVSTARLFAAIYNIPYSEKDFCEEEVTRILSDVKIPEYRPTQKCIETDETAKKPDLIKGPLSSEEEREAITQLEQAIATDAVTPERLQLSPLQFEKDDDSNGHMDFVASASSLRARMYSIEPADRLKTKRIAGKIIPAIATATAAVAGLVALELIKVVGGYEFESFKNCFFNLAIPVVVLTEPAAVKRTLIRDNIYFSIWDCWTIFGHEDFTLSDFMNAVREKYGIEPTMVVHGVKMLYVPVMPGHSKRLKLTMQKLIKPSVDRRYVDLTVSFAPEADGDDDLPGPPVRYFFSRSGETP